Proteins from a single region of Macrobrachium nipponense isolate FS-2020 chromosome 11, ASM1510439v2, whole genome shotgun sequence:
- the LOC135214012 gene encoding basic proline-rich protein-like translates to MNFAHSSQNLRRASHHDCPDNCGGPHPPVPAPVAGLARQSRHKWRASPVSPGTSGGPHQPTLAQMAGLTRPFGELSQASPSYPGTDACPPVPGPAADACPPVPGRAGSRPPSVPGRSGRHPPRAPRRAGRASAERPGGTGGQPSAAGRSADAFLPVPGPRLVALPAPRPGTLGGRLPGPPGSRADACPPVPGPAGGTPARPSRDTRRTPLPARPGTRRQSCPRPGTLAERLPARPGTRGGRTCPARPGTAPGGPLPPVPGPAADACPPAPFPGNTLGGNQPSRPVDTCPPPVPGNPRPGPPLPGPSPGPARRLPALFPGPRGGRLPARPGPRRTACPPPSRGPLGPDAQPGPSRERCADACPPVPVGRSSDARDRWDTCPPGYARRTLPARPGRLADACPPVPGTLGGRLPARPGTLGGTPARPSRDARRTPARPSISFKD, encoded by the exons ATGAACTTTGCCCATTCATCCCAGAACCTGCGGCGGGCCTCGCACCACGACTGTCCTGACAActgtggcgggcctcacccaccaGTCCCAGCACCCGTGGCGGGTCTCGCCCGCCAGTCCCGGCACAAATGGCGGGCCTCACCAGTCAGCCCAGGCACCAGTGGCGGGCCTCACCAGCCCACCCTGGCACaaatggcgggcctcacccgcccgttTGGGGAACTATCACAGGCCTCGCCCTCCTATCCTGGaacggacgcctgcccgcccgtcccgggaccagcggcggacgcctgcccgccagtcccaggacgggcgggcagccgTCCGCCCAGCGTACCGGGACGGTCGGGCAGGCATCCGCCGAGAGCCCCgcgacgggcgggcagggcgtccgccgagcgtcccggcgggacaggcgggcagccgtccgccgcgg gacgctcggcggatgccttcctgcccgtcccgggaccgcgGCTGGTCGCCCTGCCcgccccccgtcccgggacgctcggcggacgcctgcccggccCTCCCGGGAGccgggcggacgcctgcccgcccgttccgGGACCCGCGGgagggacgcctgcccgcccgtcccgggacactcggcggacgcccttgcccgcccgtcccgggacccgccggCAGAGCTGCCCGCGCCCCGGGACGCTCGCggaacgcctgcccgcccgtcccggtacCCGCGGCGGACGGACCtgccctgcccgtcccgggaccgctCCCGGCGGACCActaccgcccgtcccgggacccgcggcggacgcctgcccccccGCCCCGTTCCCCGGGAACACCCTCGGCGGTAACCAACCTTCCCGCCCGGTGGACACCTGccccccgcccgtccccgggaaccCGCGCCCGGGACCGCCCTTGCCCGGCCCGTCCCCCGGACCCGCGCGACGCCTGCCCGCCCTGTTCCCGGGaccccgcggcggacgcctgcccgcccgtcccggacctcGGCGGACGGCCTGCCCGCCCCCGTCCCGGGGACCGCTCGGCCCGGACGCCCAGCCCGGCCCTTCCCGGGAACGCtgcgcggacgcctgcccgcccgtccccgtgGGACGCTCGTCGGACGCCCGGGACCGTTGGGACACCTGCCCGCCCGGGTACGCTCGGCggaccctgcccgcccgtcccggacgcttggcggacgcctgcccgcccgtcccggggacgctcggcggacgcctgcccgcccgtcccgggacgctcggcgggacgCCTGCCCGACCGTccagggacgctcggcggacgcctgcccgccc ttcaatttccttcaaggattaa